The stretch of DNA GTAAAGGAGCAAACGGAGGCGCCGGGTGGCTCTGCGCGCTCTTCCTCGGCGAGATGCTCACCGCAACCGCCATGCAGCATTTCGAGTCGGAGCTCAGTCAGGCGATCGTGCTCGGTCTCTGATCACACTGATGGCCAGGACGAGCCCGACGCCGAACATGGTTACCATGCCGGCGGGAAGACCGCCAAGAGCCAGCAGGACGCCACCCCCGACGAGGTTCGCACCGACGCCAATGCCCATATCGACGAGTGCACTCAGGACGCCGTCCACGGCTTAGCCCGGGTCTCCGTGCCCACGTCACTCACGGGGACGCAGATTCGGAGACAC from Candidatus Methylomirabilota bacterium encodes:
- a CDS encoding CBS domain-containing protein is translated as MGETLAHIAQVGRRKPVYAIYVLDPDDHHLIHVVSLRDLVVTDSTTRIMDIGEHRGLLKVTPMTDREDVARLLSKYNLLAVPVVDEHGHLLGTITVDDVIDAVVKEQTEAPGGSARSSSARCSPQPPCSISSRSSVRRSCSVSDHTDGQDEPDAEHGYHAGGKTAKSQQDATPDEVRTDANAHIDECTQDAVHGLARVSVPTSLTGTQIRRHLQA